TTTTTGCATGAGAACAAACTGTCtacatcaaaagaaaaaaaaaaatctctctttcattagtatcaaaatcaacaaatcaaaactaaaataaaaatttgtagaATGCGCATATATAGCGCATGGGGCAAGTTATTTGTTACACGATTTTTTTTGTCGGTGACAAccataaattttagttttcaacttTGACGCCGCAATAAGCTTTGATAGGAGAAGCTGCCTTCTTGGACTCTGCTGAAGCATGAAATCGTGTATAGCCACGACTGTCGCATGGATTATAGAGCAGCGGGTGCTCATCATTCACTAGTTCTTTCGGTACTTGTATGACTCCATTGTTGAACGTAAACAGACCGAGTGAGTATCTCGTCCTGTTTTCGCGATGTTTCACTCGGTGCTGGCAAGCTTTTATTCTGTCGTTGCTCCACACctaaattcaaatcaaataaattatgtttagtAATTTACTACTTACATCATCATTAATAGTCTCTGTCTTTGTTATTATATTGTGCTACAATGAGCATTCTTTTTTGTATATGTGAAGATCCATTATTCGTAAGGGGTGGAACCACCGCATTTAAAGTTTGTACTCACCTGCAATCCATCGGCTGCCATGAACAAGAAATGCGAGGGTACTGACTCGATATTAATCCAATCACCTTCCCTTGTTTTAACCTCCAACCCACCAACATCATGCTGAACAACTATGGTTGTGAGGTTACTGTCTGTATGCATTGGAAACCTTAACGCAGTATTAGTGTCCTCCGGCACCTTATATTTGGTGAATCTAAGGAGGTGACTGTTGCAACAAGCAACGGACTCGTATTCGTTTCCTACCCCAAAGCTATCGAATATCATTTGTCCCACTGTTCGTTCCAAATCAGCTAATAACTGGCCAAAGGAATCTGTGGTTTCACTGCACcaaaacaacaagaaaaagtTTGTGTAAACAACAAATAACCATGCATCTAATAAACCACGTATAAATGATAcgtaaaaatttgaatttaccAACTTACCTGAAGTTTTTCTTTCCAGCAGGCCACATCAGATTCTTGAACTCGAGAGTTGCCTGGGGTGATGTCACATTATCGATGCACAAACTTTCGAAGAGTGGAATGCCGGGGTGTGGACCCACGTACCCATGATATGGTTGCTCGCCAACGTTCTTTACCTTGTTTTCCAAGGGAACCTCAAACAGATCTGCGGCCTGGCCGAAGATGCTGTTCTGAAGTTCTGGAGAAATTTGATCGTACTGTACGACGAAAGAGCTGTACTCTTCGAGTGCAGAGCGGACTTGTTTGGCGGTGGACAACCAAGAACTGGATCCGGGCTTCATGTCTTCGGCAGAGAAGTTGATAGTAGGAAGCTTGGGAGGTGCTGGGCAACCCATTTCACTAAATAATTATACCCTAAACTTTGGTAATCTGTTACTATATATAACTAGCTTGTGGAAATATAACTGATGGATATGCAAACATGCAGTGTCGCGTGCTCCATTTATAGCGGCTGTATGTGAAGGTTGCCTTCCACAAAAAATAGGCCAACAGCCTGTAAGCCAGCCGGCCCAGCCCTTGATCGAGCGCGTGTGTACTTATTGACCACAGGCGCGTTAGACATTgcaatggagaaattttttattgtgacggaAACACGaatgatacatcacgtgtttttatgtaagtggtgagaaatttttttttttgaagttattaactttttagcacacatatcctaccatttgtatagtgacacgtgatgtatcatctCGTGTGctgatcacactgaaaaatctctctcaaCTATGAAGGTTCGGCTCCCGGAGCAGTTGCTGGTATCGGTTGCCAAGGGAGAGTCAGGAGCTAATAGGGCAATCCTCGATTGAAATTATAAGAGCAAAAGATACACTAAGCCTTCACAATTGAAACGTATGAAGCACCTTTAGTCAATTATTGTTTGTTCTCTAAACTTTAACACAACTTTCTTTGTCCTTCAAAGGAGcgtgaaaagaaaatttaatattctcacaaaataaaatcatgaaTGGTAAGTTAATTTCGTAgagataaattttatttttttaaagcatcATTTACATGTGATACTGACATatttctaatattaaaaaacaaaaaataaaaaataaaaataaagaatatcTCCCCACtctcacgttctctctctccttttctgcTTCCCATTTTAAAACCAAGATTAAAAATGTTCATGCACCAAATTGTGTGACCATATgctagttattattattatatgtcTCATTGGTATACCCAAAGGATGCGGAAAGAAAGAGCAAGTATCGAAAACAGAGTTTTTGGTATTTCAAAAAAGTTAATCATATATTTCGTACTACGCTTTGTATTGTCTAGTGTTCCCTTTTGAAAGCTATTATATAGGCCCTGTATTCAAAGGGATCTCtagtttttggtaaaaataaagACTAGTTGTGAGCCCATTTCACGTTGAGTTTCAACAatttaaattgtttattttgtaagtctcgattaaTAGATCATCATTGCAACAATTCAATTTAGTCTGAAATCATTTGTTTCTTTAATTAtcacattgaaatttcattgtttcttagagaacaaagtgttcgtcaatttctttgaactcaatcagatgcctcaaatatttctgattgagttaatattttgtaagaatgattTATGAagtgcaacttaaaaaataaatgtttcGAATCTTTAAAGTTGAATACGATATAGGCCCAATAACTAATTTTtaactttattaaaaaaaaaaaattaaaaacccctTCCTCTAAAAGCGTCgtgtgtatataaatatatatatatatatatatgccactTGCGGAAGGTGCATCTAAAAGAAATATGTGATTAGATCTACGATAGAGATGATGAAGATAGTGAAAATTTCGAACCTCATAGGAACTCTATGTGGTACCAAGTCACTTATGTATCTTATCATGCAATGTATAAAGTGTAAAATATTGTACTAAATATATAAATGATTATGGTGTGTTTAAACTTCTTTCATTAATTATTACATATTTTCTACGCTCACAATGTTTGCCAGCTTGCTATATAATCAACTTAAATCAGTTAAATCCATCATGcaatgcatttccttccaattttttgtgataaactAATAGATAATTGACTAAATAAACATTCTGcaaagtttcaataaaaaatttcaagtttttcttacaatttatgtggtttttattcaatttttatcgATATTTTTATCGAAATTTCCGTGTTTTTAGACTATCGATATTTCTGATATCATCGATATTTTAGACTTTGGATCTACCTCACCTTTTATGTATGGACCTTTTATATATGCCATAAAAGAAATATGCGATTAGATCTGCCTCACCTTTTATATATGCTACTTGCGGAAGGTGCATCTAAAAGATATATGCAGTTAGATCTGCCGCAGCTTTTGCAGTTCTTTTCTTTTAGATGATTATGCATGCATTTAATTGGGATAGTATTATTtatatacttatttttatttttatacattttttaaaaaattttgtcaCTGATCTTCTTCATTGCATTCAATCTAACGACTGAAAATTGAAAGGagtatgaaaaaaataaaaataagtttgtAAATAACATTATCCTTTAATTAAATATGGTACATCCCAATAACAGGAGAGACACTCTGTTTTAATTGTTTCCATGTTGAGGACTTGAACCTTCGTCTCTGAAACCATCTTTTGCTCAATGATTAATGAGTTTCGTTATCATAACAGGACCTTTAAGCAGAAATTGCAGATTCACATTTGTAATATAAAGTCAACAGTTAGATTCCCTATGTTACATTTATATTCGGCTCATTGGCATATACCAAAAAAACATGTGTGACTCGCGAGACTTCGGAAAGAAAAGATTATTTTAAGGTTTCAAAAAGAGAGTTTTTGACATTTCGAAAACCACATTATAAGTGCTTGCTTAAAAAAAGCTAAGACATCATATTTATAGATTATATTTTGTAGATCATATCATCTAgcagttgatgattgaattctttctttaaatcattaaaaaaattattcaaccaTCAATCCGTCATAATCTACAAACTATAATTTAAGTACATAATTTATCTAGCATGAGACAAGAACGTGCTTTCTTCCATGGTTTTTTGCTAGACCCTAGCTTGTACGTACCCACTGTGCATTTGTATAttggcttttatttatttaatttttttttttttggggtgggttTTGGGAATCAAACGATTAATTAAGAGAGGAAGAAACTCCACGAACACTCAAGACCTGTAAGATGTGTTTGTTgtaccggactatctcggacttgACTAATTTTAAGAAATAAACTGGATTGACTTAGAATAGACTAAattggactaacttagtgaagtgtttggtgcaATATTGGGCTAAAAAGCAGGATAatgaaaatcaatgaaaaataaaccCTATTTGAATTATCACAACAAAAGAATTTGATCTTCTCCTGAGCTTAGATTTCTGAACTCAAGAGAGAATTTAAATCCATCATAAACTAACCAACCTGAACCTACAATCAAATCTCAAATTACAgaaggaaaattgaaattaactaaatCCACTTTTCTATGCCAACACCCaattcaaaccaaaaccaaacaatttcgcagaattaaaacataataataaatttctcacaaattcaacaaaaaaaaaaaaaaaaaaaaaaattgcattgcAATCCTTTTGTCCATCACCATCTAAGGCTCTGAAATGTAAGCCCATAAATTGAATTGCGCCACAAATCCATCTTCGTCTTCGGGCAGCCGTGCTCGACCCCAGCCTTTGGGCCGCCATCTTCGAACTCAGCCTTTGAACCCAGCCTTCGGGTCGTCTTGTCGACCCCAGCCCTCAGCGGATCACGATAATCAAATAAACTTTCCCTTTTCTAACTGATTCACCACCCAGGAAGCATTCTGTCACCTTGGCGAAGAAGATTGGGTGGCGCCGACATCGATCCGAGTCTGGGTTATCGGTGCAAAGAGATATAgcaagggggagagagaggaagCGAAGTGCAAGAACGGACGCGTCTTAGCAATCCTGTGGTTTTGCGGGGGTCTCGCTTAGACCTGCTAGCGAGGTAGTACCATTAAAGTTAATCTGTGTGAGTAACAAATACGGTATTGGACTAATCTTTAATCTAGTTTAGTCTAGTGAAAGTTAACGAGTGCAAACAAACGCACCCCTAAAATCATACAACAACACATTGACAACTTGAGAAGAATACAGCCATCCCAAACatgtaaggccatctccaaccgaagggtccagagggccaaaGGGCAAAAAATAACCCGAAAACCGTTTCTAACCGAGGGTTAGGGCAAAGGGCTCGTGGGCTccactggacaaaaaagggccaaagggccaactgGCCGGCCCAAAACATCTAGTTGGCCTCGGGCCGAGCTCCTATTCAAACCCCAACGGCTAGTTGACGTCAGTTACTgttgcttttgattttttttttttttttgggccaaatattgtttaaaaactctcattttttcctataaatatctAAGCCATTCTTACaccattcctcacaaaattttcaccattcctacaacatttcaattttcatattttcttaactcttttaataatatttccttcaatatttccaataattttcaaatggcctcatctgcaatgaaaggtagggcttgaacccgaaaagaagatgaagctctttgtagggcttattgtcacatcccggcccggggcgcaccacttcccgggtccgctccatcaccgtagcacgatattgtccgctttgggcttaccattccctcacggttttgtttttgggaactcatgagcaacttcccaatgggtcacccatcatgggattgctctagcccccttctcgcttaacttcggagttcctacggaacccgaagccagtgaactcccaaaaggcctcgtgctaggtaaggatgaaaatatacatttaaggatcactcctctgggcgatgtgggatatcacaatccaccccccttaggggcccgacgtcctcgtcggcacacacgtgaccagggttaggctctgataccaaattgtcacatcccggcctggggtgCACCACTTCCTgggtccgctccaccaccgtagcacgatattttccgctttgggcttatcattccctcacggttttgtttttgggaactcacgagcaacttcccagtgggtcacccatcatgggattgctctagcccccttctcgcttaacttcggagttcctacggaacccgaagccagtgagctcccaaaaggcctcgtgctaggtaaggatgggaatatacatttaaggatcactcccctgggcgatgtgggatgtcacacttatagatgggtgtcggAAGATAATGTGAGGgggagttctcaaacaagtgaaggtgtttggactcaTGTGTCtaaaaaatacttagagttctaCGAAGGCACCACTCCACCAAATACCCAAAACCATGaaagttgttcttcaagatgaaAGAAACAACTTCAGCCAAAtttgaacaaatggcatcaagcactgTTAGTAGCCGtaagtagacatgaaagcggcgctaattactacgacgaagtaagtattttcacaatttattttaaatatttaattatattacatttaatttcataaattaatttcctttgatttttgtaattatatttaattatattacctttaatttcataaattaatttcctttaatttttgtaattatattttttaggtATGCCGAGCGGAGGAATTGTATGTGGAGGGCAGCTCGaaaccctttcagtttcacagttgttgggaaatttgtaaagggtgggtgttatttgaagatccacctcaacataGAGTAGGTTTTACGTCGGTGTTCGAAGTTGCATCCTCAGCTGtagatatggatgaagatggatctcttaccattcaacaaacaaggTAGAAAATCCATCTTCAagtgaaggttccatacctagggctatggaACGAAACAATGCCCGAAGGCTGAAAGAAAAGGGCAAGGCAACGGATGATTACATCGCTCAACAAGAAATGGTGGCCTCATTGTGATTAATAGTGGAGCAAAATGCCTTTGCTGCGGAAGAAAGGAATcgtaggcatgaagaacgggccaaacaaatacaagaagagatgaatgataagaatatggaaaaGAACACTTCaaattacactccaatgagtaaggcctgttttgataggaaaaaaaagaacagaaaTTATGACTCGGCAGCAGTTGTTTACCTCCGACTATACTCCTAAAATGACGGATGATGAAGATAATGATGATTttagatattaaatttaaattgttgtagtttttaaatttaaattgttgtagtttttaaatttaagttgttgtagtttttaaatttaaataataaattatgtttggccctatgaccctttggccctcggttgaagacgattttttgtgacagggttAAAACGAGCTCTATGGCCctttagccctcggttggatatggtaagaaatataaccatgcactgttcattaaaatattaatttcttggagagcCAGTGGGCTAAAATGAGTCATCTAACCagctttcggttggagatggcttaAATTATTACAACTATACTCAATAGACGTGATGACATTAACCACAAAATTTGCTTTCCTAAGGATGTGCTTCCAGCTAATATAGTCAAACGAAGAAGTAAGCCATTTGATGCCTTCGACCACAGCATAAATACGCTAAGGATGGTGCACTTCCCAGTAATAGCTTCAATGACAATCTTCGAATCTCTTTCGATCAAAATCTTTTTGAGGCCCCGAGCCTTGGTGAGCATCAAGGCATCCCGAGCAGGTAAAGCCTTCGCCGAAGTTATTGTGTTCTGACCCAATCTTCTTGACCCCTCAATGGAAGGCTGTTCCCAATGATTTCAAATGATGAAGCCCGCAGCAGTTGAATTACCCACAACAGACCagtcaaaattaattttaaagaattCCTAGGAGGGGCAATATTCCACCTGATCATTTGTATATTACATGGTCATTATAACTATAgtacttttaaatttattttattcctCAAGTTACATCCGTGTAGTTATATATTTGTACCTCGCTTTGTATTGTCTAATGTATGCTAGCAGGTGTATTAGCGCGTTGTTACgagatttgaaattttattcaagatgtggaaagttttgaaaatatatattgCAAAGAGTACTGTTTACTGTTTACATCCATATATAACATTCATGTAAAGTCTTGAAACTTTGGTTAAGCTAACAAAATTGGGATGTTGATGCACTATCCTCAAGAGTGTTATTTACATTTATACATTACATGAGAAATTGGGGATATTGGTCCTACCCAGCCTTAAAGAGTGCCTGCCCTTTTATGTCTAAAATTGTATAAAGTTCAAAACTAAAGGTTTGTTCCTGAAGACACTCAAATCTACAACTCTGATAATTGAATCTCTTTCATTCTCTGCGACAAcatcaaaatgaaaatcaaagaaaaataaaataaaaacagaatcCAATCACTAGTTCAATCACATATGATATTAGATTTCATGCCCCCAACATATTTGATAATATACGTAGTCCCATACCAATACAAGCATGAAGaatggaaaattaaaatacgGAATGTATGGCCACACTAAACAGTAAATGGTGTACTTAAACCATGCTCATTCAagaaggaaagggatcctctccagatccctttcatcaaatccaccaattcggacttttgaaatttgatcaaacggctaaagttattataacttttaaaggaccctcctgtttttagccgttatatcaaattttaagaacCTAGATTGATGGATTTGGTGAAAAAGATCCGAAGATGATTCCTTTCCATTCAAGAAGGTCATGGCGCCACAACTGGAGAATCACTACCCCAGGCTAT
This genomic stretch from Pyrus communis chromosome 2, drPyrComm1.1, whole genome shotgun sequence harbors:
- the LOC137726772 gene encoding deoxypodophyllotoxin synthase-like, producing MGCPAPPKLPTINFSAEDMKPGSSSWLSTAKQVRSALEEYSSFVVQYDQISPELQNSIFGQAADLFEVPLENKVKNVGEQPYHGYVGPHPGIPLFESLCIDNVTSPQATLEFKNLMWPAGKKNFSETTDSFGQLLADLERTVGQMIFDSFGVGNEYESVACCNSHLLRFTKYKVPEDTNTALRFPMHTDSNLTTIVVQHDVGGLEVKTREGDWINIESVPSHFLFMAADGLQVWSNDRIKACQHRVKHRENRTRYSLGLFTFNNGVIQVPKELVNDEHPLLYNPCDSRGYTRFHASAESKKAASPIKAYCGVKVEN